The Providencia rettgeri genome includes a window with the following:
- the glcR_3 gene encoding HTH-type transcriptional repressor glcR: MDRLDLILEYLKQHNLVTVEELVQALSVSAATIRRDLIKLDETGVISRTHGGVTLNRFIPVQPTTSEKNQRNLREKRAIAKTAARLIEPGSTVLLDAGTTMLELARELTHMPLRVITSDLHIALFLSEFKQIEVTIVGGRIDDSSQSCIGEHGRVLLRSIYPDIAFISCNSWSLEKGITTPTEEKAGLKRDLITNATRSVMLADSSKYGKWSLFRVAQIDEFTDIITDNQLPLDIHQKFIDSCRTNLILVSTNAT, translated from the coding sequence ATGGATAGATTAGATTTAATACTTGAGTATCTTAAACAGCATAACCTCGTCACTGTTGAGGAACTAGTACAAGCACTATCCGTATCAGCGGCTACTATCCGGCGTGATCTCATTAAACTTGATGAAACTGGGGTTATCTCTCGCACACATGGCGGTGTAACCCTCAATCGTTTCATTCCTGTTCAGCCCACTACATCGGAAAAAAACCAGCGTAATCTAAGAGAAAAACGGGCTATTGCGAAAACAGCAGCCCGTTTAATTGAACCAGGTAGCACAGTTTTACTTGACGCAGGAACAACCATGCTTGAGCTAGCGCGGGAGCTCACTCATATGCCCCTGCGTGTTATCACCTCTGACCTCCATATTGCTCTTTTTCTTTCTGAATTCAAACAAATTGAAGTCACAATTGTTGGTGGACGAATTGACGATAGTAGCCAATCTTGTATTGGTGAGCATGGGCGCGTTTTATTACGTAGTATTTATCCTGATATCGCATTCATTAGTTGTAACTCTTGGAGTTTAGAAAAAGGAATTACAACACCAACAGAAGAAAAAGCTGGGCTAAAACGTGATCTAATAACAAATGCTACACGTTCTGTTATGCTTGCTGATAGTAGTAAATACGGTAAATGGTCATTATTTCGTGTCGCTCAAATAGACGAATTCACAGATATTATTACAGACAACCAACTTCCTCTCGATATTCATCAAAAATTTATAGATTCTTGTCGTACTAATCTAATATTGGTTTCCACAAATGCCACTTAA
- a CDS encoding Argininosuccinate synthase: protein MSELRLAYYNLSPEAYKGLIDCKNALDKSGLDNELIELIYLRVSQINGCAFCLDMHANSLRSNGVSNKKIDTLAGWQVSHHFNSLERAALAWTEAVVNIATSGTSDALFNELKHHFSDAQISDLTIAIGLMSAFNRIAIALRQ from the coding sequence ATGAGTGAACTGAGATTAGCCTATTACAATTTATCACCTGAAGCTTATAAAGGGCTTATTGATTGCAAAAATGCATTGGATAAGAGCGGGTTAGATAACGAACTGATAGAACTCATCTATTTAAGAGTTTCACAAATCAATGGCTGTGCATTTTGCCTAGATATGCATGCAAATTCATTGCGTTCAAATGGCGTTAGTAACAAAAAAATTGATACTCTCGCTGGCTGGCAGGTCAGTCATCATTTTAATTCATTAGAACGCGCTGCATTAGCTTGGACAGAAGCGGTTGTTAATATAGCTACCAGTGGTACATCAGATGCTCTCTTTAATGAATTAAAACACCATTTTTCTGATGCTCAAATTTCTGATCTAACCATCGCTATTGGTTTAATGAGTGCATTTAATCGTATAGCAATAGCACTGAGACAATAG
- the uspF_3 gene encoding Universal stress protein F, translated as MLKKRIVNKKNVTKQLTEIIKEFNLSSDKYSAQVLMGTPRDEILRVAEEISADLIVIGSKRPGMSTYFLGSTASMVIQNSKISVLTVR; from the coding sequence TTGCTGAAAAAGCGGATAGTGAACAAGAAAAATGTCACAAAACAACTCACAGAGATTATTAAAGAATTTAATCTTTCAAGTGATAAGTACAGCGCGCAAGTTTTAATGGGAACACCAAGGGATGAGATTTTACGCGTTGCTGAAGAAATTTCTGCTGATTTAATTGTGATTGGCTCAAAGCGTCCCGGTATGTCCACATATTTTTTAGGTTCTACAGCATCAATGGTTATTCAAAATTCAAAAATTTCTGTTTTAACGGTTCGATAA
- a CDS encoding Protein of uncharacterised function (DUF1090), whose product MRKTLLVALLALFIPFSSQAGSKYYDCGKTLMSLEQQLRHASYHGNKNKVSKIRKKIHKISNKCYDSHSGATRIYDHYSRGKETSLERELDSLRRVIEALNDLK is encoded by the coding sequence ATGAGAAAAACGTTATTAGTCGCTCTCTTGGCGCTATTTATCCCATTTTCTTCGCAAGCAGGCTCAAAATACTATGATTGCGGAAAAACGCTCATGAGTTTAGAGCAGCAACTGCGTCACGCTTCATACCATGGTAATAAAAACAAAGTGTCCAAAATCAGGAAGAAAATCCATAAAATTAGTAATAAGTGTTATGATAGCCACTCTGGCGCTACTAGAATATATGACCATTATTCTAGAGGAAAAGAAACTAGCCTTGAGCGGGAATTAGATTCATTACGTCGTGTTATTGAAGCGCTTAACGATTTAAAATAG
- a CDS encoding Protein of uncharacterised function (DUF3423) — MGIVKISDELHDYLRHASQVMSRSINSQAEFWIKIGMQAELNPNKTFTMLINEMLEKESIELKGKVHE; from the coding sequence TTGGGTATCGTAAAAATTTCAGATGAATTGCATGATTATCTACGCCATGCGAGCCAAGTTATGTCCCGGTCGATTAATTCACAGGCAGAATTTTGGATTAAAATTGGAATGCAAGCTGAATTAAACCCGAATAAGACATTTACTATGTTAATCAATGAAATGTTAGAGAAAGAGTCAATTGAATTAAAAGGAAAGGTTCATGAATAA
- a CDS encoding Putative reductase XOO0026 — MTMIIKPKIRGFICTTAHPAGCEANVREQIAYVKSRGELKNGPKKVLVIGASTGYGLASRINAAFGSGAATIGVFFEKPGSEGKTGSAGWYNSAGFDKAAKEEGLYAKSINGDAFSDECRQTVIDLIKQDLGQIDLVVYSLASPVRKMPETGEIVRSALKPIGEPYKSVALDTNKDVLIEAVVEPANEQEIADTVKVMGGQDWELWMNALDEAGVLADNAQSVAYSYIGTDLTWPIYWHGTLGKAKEDLDRAAHAINQKLQAKGGAAYVAVLKSVVTQASSAIPVMPLYISIVFKIMKEKGIHEGCIEQIQRLFATKLFNDAVPDTDEKHRLRLDDWELRDDVQNTCREIWQQLNDNNINELTDYQGYKAEFLRLFGFGLNGVDYDADLSGEVNFEVKELI; from the coding sequence ATGACTATGATTATCAAACCTAAAATTCGTGGTTTTATCTGCACTACAGCTCATCCGGCAGGCTGTGAAGCCAATGTGCGTGAGCAAATTGCCTACGTGAAATCACGTGGTGAACTGAAAAACGGCCCTAAGAAAGTTTTAGTTATTGGTGCATCTACCGGTTATGGCCTGGCCTCTCGTATCAATGCTGCATTTGGCAGCGGTGCGGCTACCATCGGTGTATTTTTTGAAAAGCCAGGCAGTGAAGGTAAAACAGGCTCTGCGGGCTGGTACAATTCTGCAGGTTTTGACAAAGCAGCGAAAGAAGAAGGCTTGTATGCGAAAAGCATTAATGGTGATGCTTTTTCTGATGAATGCCGTCAAACCGTTATTGATTTAATTAAACAAGATTTAGGCCAAATTGATTTAGTAGTTTATTCACTGGCCTCACCTGTGCGTAAAATGCCTGAAACAGGTGAAATCGTACGTTCGGCCTTGAAACCTATTGGCGAACCGTACAAATCTGTTGCTCTGGATACCAACAAAGATGTGCTAATTGAAGCCGTTGTTGAGCCCGCAAATGAACAAGAAATTGCAGATACAGTAAAAGTCATGGGCGGCCAAGATTGGGAACTGTGGATGAATGCATTAGATGAAGCAGGTGTTTTAGCTGATAATGCACAATCTGTAGCTTATTCTTATATTGGTACAGATTTAACATGGCCAATTTATTGGCATGGTACATTAGGTAAAGCAAAAGAAGATTTAGACCGTGCGGCTCATGCAATTAACCAAAAATTGCAAGCTAAGGGTGGGGCAGCGTATGTTGCTGTATTAAAATCTGTCGTAACACAAGCCTCTTCTGCAATTCCTGTAATGCCTTTATATATCTCTATTGTCTTTAAAATCATGAAAGAGAAAGGGATCCATGAAGGTTGTATTGAACAAATTCAACGCTTATTTGCCACTAAATTATTCAATGACGCAGTGCCAGATACCGATGAAAAGCATCGTCTACGTTTAGATGATTGGGAATTGCGTGATGATGTTCAAAATACATGTCGTGAAATTTGGCAGCAGTTGAATGATAATAACATCAATGAGCTAACAGATTACCAAGGTTATAAAGCTGAGTTTCTCCGTTTGTTTGGCTTCGGTCTAAACGGTGTTGATTATGATGCTGACCTTAGCGGTGAAGTGAATTTTGAAGTAAAAGAGCTGATTTAG
- the kdgT gene encoding 2-keto-3-deoxygluconate permease gives MQIKKSIERIPGGMMVVPLVLGALINTFAPQALEIGGFTTSLFKNGAPALIGAFLLCMGAGISFKAAPQALLQGGTITLTKLVVAIALGLGVDYLFGMEGIFGLTGVAIIAAMSNSNGGLYAALVGEFGNKRDVGAISILSLNDGPFFTMIALGAAGMANIPLMALVAVLVPLIVGMILGNLDPHMRDFLTKGGPILIPFFAFALGAGINLEMLLQGGLAGILLGALTTFVGGWFNIRADRLVGGSGIAGAAASSTAGNAVATPLAIAQADPSLEAIALSAAPLIAASVITTAILTPILTSWVAKRQQARQPQQTEE, from the coding sequence ATGCAAATAAAAAAATCGATTGAACGTATACCTGGTGGCATGATGGTTGTGCCATTAGTACTTGGTGCCCTAATCAACACCTTTGCTCCTCAAGCTCTCGAAATCGGTGGCTTTACGACATCACTATTTAAAAATGGTGCCCCTGCTCTTATTGGCGCATTCTTGCTTTGTATGGGTGCAGGAATTAGTTTCAAGGCAGCACCTCAAGCTTTATTACAAGGAGGTACAATTACCTTAACAAAATTAGTCGTTGCGATTGCTCTTGGCCTAGGAGTCGATTATCTCTTTGGAATGGAAGGGATTTTTGGTTTAACTGGTGTTGCAATTATTGCAGCAATGAGTAATTCAAATGGTGGTTTATATGCCGCTTTAGTTGGGGAGTTTGGTAATAAACGAGACGTTGGTGCTATCTCAATTTTATCTCTTAATGATGGCCCCTTCTTTACGATGATCGCGCTAGGCGCAGCTGGTATGGCAAATATCCCTTTAATGGCATTAGTTGCGGTTCTTGTTCCGTTAATTGTTGGTATGATCTTAGGAAATCTAGACCCACATATGCGCGATTTTCTAACAAAAGGTGGGCCAATATTAATTCCTTTCTTCGCGTTTGCACTAGGCGCAGGGATCAACTTAGAAATGCTATTACAAGGTGGGCTCGCGGGTATTTTACTCGGTGCGCTGACTACGTTTGTTGGCGGCTGGTTTAATATTCGAGCAGACCGTCTAGTTGGAGGCTCTGGTATAGCAGGTGCTGCAGCCTCAAGTACCGCAGGAAATGCAGTGGCAACACCACTCGCTATCGCACAAGCCGACCCATCCTTAGAGGCTATCGCGCTTTCTGCGGCTCCATTGATTGCTGCATCCGTGATTACCACCGCTATTCTAACCCCTATCCTGACCTCTTGGGTTGCTAAACGTCAACAAGCAAGACAACCCCAACAAACTGAAGAGTAA
- the pdxA2 gene encoding 4-hydroxythreonine-4-phosphate dehydrogenase 2: MKNNVVAITMGDPAGIGPEIIVKSLAEGELAGASAVVIGCASTMQRLIKSGLVPQVKINVIQNIKEAQFSADTINIIDEPLADPSALIAGKVQAQAGDLAFRCIKRATELALAGEVKAIATAPLNKEALHLAGHNYPGHTELLAQLTNTKDYAMVLYTEKLKVIHVTTHIALRKFLDTLNSERIITVSRIASDFLKRVGYEKPRIAIAGVNPHAGENGLFGDEEIVYLQPAIEQVRSEGIDVYGPCPPDTVFLQAYQGQYDIVVAMYHDQGHIPLKLLGFYDGVNITAGLPFLRTSADHGTAFDIAWTGKANPESMAISLKLAMNVV, encoded by the coding sequence GTGAAAAATAATGTTGTTGCTATTACGATGGGAGATCCTGCTGGTATTGGCCCAGAAATTATCGTCAAATCCCTTGCAGAAGGTGAACTTGCAGGAGCCTCTGCCGTTGTTATCGGTTGTGCATCAACAATGCAGCGATTAATTAAATCGGGGTTAGTTCCTCAGGTAAAAATCAATGTGATACAAAATATCAAAGAAGCTCAATTTTCAGCGGATACCATCAATATTATTGATGAACCCTTAGCCGATCCTAGCGCGCTTATTGCGGGCAAGGTCCAAGCTCAAGCTGGTGACTTAGCATTTCGTTGTATTAAACGTGCGACTGAACTAGCACTCGCAGGCGAAGTGAAAGCGATTGCTACTGCACCTTTAAATAAAGAAGCATTACACCTTGCTGGGCACAACTACCCAGGTCACACTGAACTTCTTGCCCAGCTAACCAATACCAAAGATTATGCCATGGTGCTTTATACAGAAAAATTAAAAGTCATCCATGTCACGACACATATTGCATTGCGTAAATTTTTAGATACATTAAATAGCGAGCGTATCATAACCGTGTCTCGTATCGCATCAGACTTTTTAAAACGCGTTGGTTATGAAAAACCGCGTATTGCTATCGCAGGCGTTAATCCTCATGCTGGGGAAAATGGTTTATTTGGTGATGAAGAAATCGTATATTTACAACCAGCTATAGAACAGGTAAGGTCTGAAGGTATTGATGTTTATGGCCCTTGTCCTCCAGATACTGTATTTTTACAAGCCTATCAAGGGCAATATGACATTGTCGTTGCCATGTATCACGACCAGGGTCATATTCCTTTGAAATTATTAGGTTTTTATGATGGTGTTAATATCACTGCGGGTCTTCCGTTCTTGCGCACATCAGCCGATCACGGTACCGCATTTGATATTGCTTGGACGGGTAAAGCAAATCCTGAAAGTATGGCCATCTCACTTAAACTTGCGATGAATGTAGTATAA
- the map_1 gene encoding Methionine aminopeptidase, producing MNNITIKTAEEIELMRESGRLLASVFKMLDSFIVPGISTMEINDKVESYIVNELQARPASKGQYGYQYVLNTSLNEVVCHGVPKTDEILKAKDIINVDITLEKNGFIADSSKMYVMPEASPLARKLVKDTYAAMWEGIKQVKPGATLGDIGSAIQHYAESKGYSVVREYCGHGIGREMHEDPQVLHYGVRGKGVELKEGMTFTIEPMINQGGMKIKTKKDGWTVVTRDKKLSAQSEHTVLVTKDGYEVLTLRDEEK from the coding sequence ATGAATAATATTACAATTAAAACAGCAGAAGAAATTGAACTGATGCGTGAGTCTGGACGACTTTTGGCTAGTGTTTTTAAGATGTTGGATTCATTTATCGTACCTGGTATTTCTACGATGGAAATTAATGATAAAGTTGAAAGCTATATTGTTAATGAGTTACAAGCAAGGCCTGCCAGTAAAGGGCAATATGGCTACCAATATGTTTTGAACACGTCTCTAAATGAAGTCGTTTGCCATGGCGTTCCAAAAACAGATGAAATTTTAAAAGCAAAAGACATTATTAATGTTGATATTACGCTAGAGAAAAATGGTTTCATTGCCGATTCAAGTAAAATGTATGTGATGCCGGAAGCTTCACCACTGGCACGTAAGTTAGTTAAAGATACTTATGCCGCTATGTGGGAAGGCATAAAGCAAGTTAAACCAGGCGCAACGTTAGGTGATATTGGTTCTGCTATTCAACATTATGCGGAATCTAAAGGTTATAGTGTTGTACGTGAATATTGTGGGCATGGTATTGGCCGTGAAATGCATGAAGACCCGCAAGTTCTTCATTATGGCGTACGAGGGAAAGGGGTAGAATTAAAAGAAGGAATGACATTTACGATAGAGCCAATGATCAACCAAGGTGGAATGAAAATTAAAACAAAAAAAGATGGCTGGACGGTCGTAACGAGAGATAAAAAATTATCTGCACAATCGGAACATACGGTATTAGTTACTAAAGATGGTTATGAAGTTTTAACACTACGCGATGAAGAAAAATAG
- the uspF_2 gene encoding Universal stress protein F, whose translation MYNKILVPIDITEKSLAHLVMTHIQYLAKYEKAHIHFLAIIPTVPFYTTMGFGFAEKADSEQEKCHKTTHRDY comes from the coding sequence ATGTATAATAAGATTTTGGTTCCGATTGATATAACAGAAAAAAGCTTAGCACATTTAGTTATGACACATATTCAATACCTTGCTAAATATGAAAAAGCACACATTCACTTTTTAGCGATTATTCCTACTGTCCCTTTCTATACCACGATGGGATTTGGTTTTGCTGAAAAAGCGGATAGTGAACAAGAAAAATGTCACAAAACAACTCACAGAGATTATTAA
- a CDS encoding Predicted nucleotidyltransferases → MKLKDYAYIPVLEERPFQSEFQLVITESIYWLSHILKEKLHSLYVYGSVAKGCAKPQQSDLDLCIILRDDLTQSETTRLNEIQLQLTISHIEISKIDFDIGILTDVMSEANLYSWGYWIKHHCRCIYGYDLATYFSQFIPSREIAEAVNGDFVNVLNDYIDQINHCNDDAELKLLYRAASRKLIRSTNILRWKNDNDWPETLSEYTQKLVQRYPERQFEINYFLYQGTVPFADEQFVGKLIQFINWLDCERSNSINK, encoded by the coding sequence ATGAAATTAAAAGATTATGCGTATATCCCTGTTCTTGAGGAAAGGCCTTTTCAATCGGAATTTCAGTTAGTAATAACAGAATCTATTTACTGGCTGAGTCACATACTAAAAGAAAAGCTCCATAGCCTATATGTTTATGGCAGTGTTGCAAAGGGCTGTGCAAAACCTCAACAATCAGATTTAGATCTGTGCATCATATTACGTGACGATCTTACCCAATCTGAGACAACCAGACTTAATGAAATACAACTACAATTAACGATTAGTCACATCGAGATAAGCAAAATTGATTTTGATATTGGTATACTTACGGATGTGATGAGTGAGGCTAATTTATATAGTTGGGGATATTGGATTAAGCATCATTGCCGTTGCATTTATGGGTATGATTTAGCTACATATTTTAGCCAATTTATCCCTTCGCGGGAAATAGCAGAAGCAGTTAATGGTGATTTTGTTAATGTACTCAATGATTATATTGACCAAATTAATCATTGTAATGATGACGCTGAACTAAAGTTATTATATCGGGCGGCATCGAGAAAACTCATTCGTTCGACCAACATTTTACGTTGGAAAAATGACAATGACTGGCCAGAAACATTATCTGAATATACACAGAAATTAGTCCAACGTTACCCTGAACGGCAATTTGAGATAAATTATTTTTTATATCAAGGAACTGTTCCGTTTGCTGATGAGCAATTCGTGGGGAAATTAATCCAGTTTATCAATTGGTTAGATTGTGAGCGCTCTAATAGTATTAATAAATAA
- the yfaY gene encoding CinA-like protein, protein MLVVEMLSTGDEVLHGQIIDTNAAWLADCFFQQGLPLSSRTTVGDDLDSLVATFLERSLSADVLIVNGGLGPTSDDLSALAAAKAAGVPLVEHSQWIEVMERYFIARGRVMPETNRKQALLPANAELIDNPVGTACGFSLVLNDCLIFFTPGVPSEFKVMVNEQILPRLRERFTLPEPPICLRLTSFGRSESSLAKQFDSLPLPENCVLGYRSSMPIIELKLTGPASQKELMERDWQLVKQGVGDNLIFEGTEGLAQKIGNLLKEKKLNVIASEQYSAGLLNWTLDSAGIVISDSQILPLDVEQTLETLAQRAQNITINHPLSIGLVIGEYQEQYLNVALSTPDKCYVQRIHYLPNNHSQKEKQEVSVMLVLDMLSRWLNGREVIGYYEWLVQTETLILES, encoded by the coding sequence ATGTTAGTTGTTGAAATGTTGAGTACTGGCGATGAGGTTTTACACGGACAAATAATTGATACAAATGCCGCTTGGTTAGCAGACTGTTTTTTTCAACAAGGTCTCCCTTTGAGTAGCCGAACAACTGTTGGTGATGATTTAGATAGTTTAGTCGCTACTTTCCTTGAACGTAGTTTATCTGCAGATGTTCTGATTGTTAATGGTGGGCTTGGGCCAACAAGTGATGACTTAAGTGCTTTGGCAGCGGCTAAAGCTGCGGGAGTTCCATTAGTTGAGCATTCACAGTGGATTGAGGTTATGGAGCGCTATTTTATTGCCAGAGGGCGAGTTATGCCTGAGACAAATCGTAAGCAAGCGCTACTTCCTGCCAATGCGGAATTAATTGATAACCCAGTCGGAACAGCTTGTGGCTTTTCATTAGTTTTGAATGATTGTCTAATTTTTTTTACACCGGGGGTTCCTTCAGAGTTTAAAGTTATGGTGAATGAGCAAATTTTGCCGAGGTTACGTGAACGGTTTACATTGCCAGAGCCACCAATTTGTTTACGTCTAACCAGTTTTGGTCGTAGTGAAAGTAGTCTTGCGAAGCAATTTGATAGCTTACCTTTACCTGAAAATTGTGTTTTAGGCTACCGCTCCTCAATGCCTATTATTGAATTAAAACTGACGGGGCCTGCATCACAAAAAGAATTGATGGAGAGAGATTGGCAACTCGTGAAGCAAGGAGTAGGGGATAATCTGATATTTGAAGGTACTGAAGGTTTAGCACAAAAAATTGGTAACTTATTAAAAGAAAAGAAATTAAACGTAATAGCTAGTGAACAATATAGTGCTGGGTTATTAAATTGGACATTGGATTCAGCAGGAATCGTTATTTCTGACAGTCAAATTTTACCACTTGATGTGGAGCAAACATTAGAAACTCTAGCGCAAAGAGCTCAGAATATAACGATTAACCACCCCTTATCTATTGGTTTAGTGATTGGTGAATATCAGGAGCAGTATCTAAACGTTGCATTATCAACCCCAGATAAGTGTTATGTGCAAAGAATTCACTATTTACCAAATAATCATTCGCAGAAAGAAAAGCAAGAAGTCAGTGTAATGTTAGTACTAGATATGCTGTCTCGCTGGTTAAATGGTCGTGAGGTTATTGGCTATTATGAATGGTTAGTACAAACAGAAACACTTATCTTAGAGAGTTAG
- the pgsA gene encoding CDP-diacylglycerol--glycerol-3-phosphate 3-phosphatidyltransferase: protein MKLNIPTWLTLFRVILIPFFVLAFYLPVTWGPFACALIFVIAAVTDWFDGFLARLWKQTTKFGAFLDPVADKVMVATALVLVTESYDVWYVTLPAATMIAREIIISSLREWMAEIGKRSSVAVSWIGKFKTTAQMMSLVGLLWRPTLLIENLSIALMYVAAILTFWSMFQYLKAAWSDLSEA from the coding sequence ATGAAATTAAACATACCAACGTGGTTGACATTATTTCGCGTCATCCTAATACCGTTTTTTGTATTAGCCTTTTATCTCCCTGTTACTTGGGGGCCGTTTGCATGTGCGCTTATTTTTGTTATCGCAGCGGTAACTGATTGGTTTGATGGTTTTTTAGCCAGATTGTGGAAGCAAACCACAAAGTTTGGTGCTTTTTTAGATCCAGTTGCTGATAAAGTCATGGTTGCAACGGCGTTAGTGTTAGTCACAGAAAGTTATGATGTTTGGTATGTGACTTTACCTGCGGCAACTATGATTGCACGTGAAATCATTATTTCATCTTTACGTGAATGGATGGCAGAGATAGGTAAACGTAGCAGTGTGGCTGTTTCTTGGATCGGGAAATTTAAAACAACAGCTCAAATGATGTCATTAGTCGGTTTATTGTGGCGCCCAACACTATTAATTGAAAACCTTTCAATTGCACTTATGTATGTGGCGGCTATCTTAACATTTTGGTCAATGTTCCAATATTTAAAGGCTGCATGGAGCGATTTGAGCGAAGCGTGA
- the uvrC_2 gene encoding Excinuclease ABC subunit C, which produces MQKLFPIRQCEDSMYRNRSRPCLQYQIGRCLGPCVKGLVSDEDYNQQVEYVRLFLTGKDKQVLAGLVERMEKASLELRFEDAARFRDQIQAVRAVTEEQYVSGDSDDLDVIGVSFESGLACVHVLFIRQGKVLGSRSYFPKIPADTQLEEVVQTFLGQFYLQGSENRTLPGEILLDFALTEKELLAESLSEIAGRKINIQSQPRGVRARYLKLARTNASIALSTKLAQHSTVQQRMAALAKVVNLENINRMECFDISHTMGEQTVASCVVFDKSGPVKSEYRRYNITGITPGDDYAAMHQVLTRRYGKHIDESKVPDIIFIDGGKGQLGQARDVFNSLEVDWDKKHPLLIGVAKGSDRKAGA; this is translated from the coding sequence ATGCAGAAGTTATTTCCGATACGTCAATGTGAAGATAGCATGTATCGAAATCGCTCAAGGCCTTGTCTGCAATATCAAATTGGCCGTTGCTTAGGTCCTTGTGTTAAAGGCTTGGTTTCCGATGAAGACTATAATCAACAAGTAGAATATGTCCGTTTATTTTTAACCGGAAAAGATAAACAAGTTTTGGCGGGTCTCGTTGAGCGTATGGAAAAGGCAAGTTTAGAACTACGCTTTGAAGATGCCGCACGTTTTAGAGATCAAATTCAAGCGGTAAGGGCTGTTACGGAAGAGCAGTATGTATCTGGGGACAGCGATGACCTAGACGTTATTGGCGTTTCTTTTGAGTCTGGCCTTGCTTGCGTGCATGTACTTTTTATTCGTCAAGGGAAAGTCCTTGGCAGCCGTAGCTATTTTCCTAAAATTCCAGCAGATACACAGCTTGAGGAAGTGGTTCAAACCTTCTTAGGTCAGTTTTATTTACAAGGCAGCGAAAATAGAACGCTACCGGGTGAAATATTATTAGATTTTGCATTAACAGAAAAAGAATTATTAGCGGAGTCTCTTTCTGAGATAGCCGGACGTAAAATTAATATTCAAAGCCAGCCGCGTGGTGTGAGGGCTCGTTACTTAAAATTAGCGAGAACGAATGCATCAATTGCGCTTTCTACAAAATTAGCGCAACACTCGACGGTACAACAACGCATGGCAGCACTAGCAAAAGTCGTTAATTTAGAAAATATTAACCGCATGGAGTGCTTTGATATTTCACATACGATGGGGGAGCAAACCGTCGCCTCTTGCGTTGTATTTGATAAATCAGGGCCAGTTAAATCAGAGTATCGGCGCTATAATATTACAGGGATCACTCCGGGGGATGATTATGCGGCGATGCATCAAGTCTTAACGCGTCGTTATGGTAAACATATTGATGAAAGCAAAGTGCCTGACATCATCTTTATTGATGGTGGTAAAGGCCAACTAGGGCAGGCAAGGGATGTATTTAATTCACTTGAGGTCGATTGGGATAAAAAACACCCATTGCTAATTGGTGTAGCTAAGGGAAGCGACCGTAAAGCGGGGGCTTGA
- the uvrC_1 gene encoding Excinuclease ABC subunit C, which yields MIQHIRDESHNHAITGHRQRRAKVKSTSALESIEGVGPKRRQMLLKYMGGLQPLRNASIEEIAKVPSISYALAEKIYNALKQ from the coding sequence GTGATCCAGCATATCCGAGATGAGTCGCATAATCATGCGATTACAGGGCATCGACAACGACGAGCAAAGGTCAAAAGTACTAGCGCATTAGAATCTATTGAAGGGGTTGGGCCAAAACGTCGGCAGATGTTGCTAAAATATATGGGCGGGTTACAGCCTTTACGTAATGCAAGTATAGAAGAAATCGCAAAAGTGCCCTCGATCTCATACGCCCTTGCAGAAAAGATTTATAATGCATTGAAACAGTGA